The Dehalococcoidia bacterium region TAGGACGTCGGAAAAGGCGCGGCAGTGAACGGCCGGCTCGTCCCCCTCCCTGCGGGAAGGCGGCTCGTCGCGACTCGCCTCGCGCACCTTCGAGGTGCAACGTACCCCTATGAATATGAGGATGGAATGCGCGGCTGGCGAAGCGCAATCCCCTTCTCCGGCGGGCTTGCCCGCGAGAGGCACAGTGCGGGACAGACGCGCCCTTCCTCGCCGAGCTCGCCGGCGCTACTCAGAGTTGCCCTGAAGACGCGGCAGCGCCAGCATCAGTGCGGCGAGCGTCTTGGCATCCTCGATCTCGCCTCGCCGAACGCGGGCGAGGAGATCGTGCAGGGGCACGGGAACCACCTCGATCGCCTCGTCAGCCTCCGGCGCAGCATCCACCGCACGCAGATCTTGGCACAGGAAGCAATGCAGCAGTTCTGTCGAGTAGCCGGGCGCAGCATAGAACGCGCCCAGCCGTTCGACGCGGCCGGCCGCCCGCCCGATCTCCTCGGCAAGCTCGCGCGCAACGGCCGCCTCCGGCACCTCCCCCGGCTGAAGCGTGCCGGCGGGGAACTCCAGCAATTCGCGGTCGGCAGCGCGGCGGTACTGGCGGACAAGCACCAGCCGCCCTGCCTCGTCAACCGGCGCCATCACGACGGCGCCGGGATGGACAACGATCTCGCGCCCGACGCGCGCGCCATTCGGGAGCGCCACCGTTTCCACGCGCACAGAGAGCAGCTTGCCTTGGTGGACGGTCGTCGCTTCGACGAGACGCTCGCGGCTCACGCGCGCTGAACCGGCATCACTGGCAGGAGCGGAAGCGCCGCCGCGCGTTCAGCGCGCTGCGCCGGCTCGCCGAAGACATCGCAGGTCATCGCGATCTCGTCGCAGCATTGGAATTTCGGACACTTCTGACACTCGCTCCACACCTTGCGCGGCAACTGGGCGACATCGACCGGCTTGAACCCAAAGCGGCTGAACACTTCGGGCCGATAGGTGAGGACGTAGACAGTCCGAATGCCGAGGGCGCGCGCCTCGGCAAGCGCCGCTTCCGCGAGAAGACGGCTGATACCCCGGCCTTGATACGGCTCGGCGACGGCGACAGAGCGCAGCTCCGCGAGGTCCGACCAGTTGATGTGCAGGGCAGCGCAGCCGACGACTTTCCCATCCACCCGAACGACATGGAAATCGCGCACGGTTTCATACAGCTCGTGCATCGTTCGTGGCAGCAGGTCGCCGCGGTCGGCGAAGAAAGAGATCAGGCGGTGAATCTGGGGGACGTCGGCGATAACTGCCCGTTCTGCTTTCACGTTCGCACCGTCTGCGCGCGCTTCCACTCTTCGGCGCGCTCCAACAATTCCTCGGCGTTCTGGATCGCGGCCGCGACGCCGCCGAGCATCTGCGCCAGTTCCCGTTTGCGCCCGGCAGGGTCAAGCGCCTCGACCCGCACTCCTGTTCGGCCGTCGTCCGTCAACTTTACGATGGAAAGATGGTGGTCGGCAAAGCTGGCGACTTGCGGCAGATGGGTGATGCAAATCACCTGATGGCCGCGGGTCAGCCCCCACAGCTTCTGCCCCACAACCCGACCGGTACGCCCGCCGATGCCGACATCGACCTCGTCGAAGATCAGGGTCGGCACGCGGTCAAGGCGGCCCAGCACCGATTTCAGCCCCAGCATAATGCGCGCCGTCTCTCCCCCGCTGGCAACCCGGTCGAGCGGTCGAAGCGGGCTGCCCGGGTTTGCCGAGAGCAGGAATTGTATCCGGTCGACCCCGCTCTCGTCGTAAGCGACGGCCGCGCCCTCGACCACAATCCCCTCGGGGTCAGGCAGACGGCGCAGTTCGACAGCGAAGCGCGCTTGCCGCAGGCCGAGGCTGGCCAGCTCTGCTTCCACCTCCCGAGCGAGACGGTCGGCGGCCTCGTGGCGGCGAGCCGACAATTCCTGCGCGACGCAGCTGAGCCGCTCGCGTTCGCGCGCCTCCTCCGCTCCGAGTTCATCCCTCCGCTCTGTCCGGCGCTCGAGTTCGGCCAGTTCGGCGGCAGCGCGGGTCCCAAAGTCGAGAATGTCGCGAACGGTCGGTCCGTACTTCCGCCGCAGGTCCATCAGCAGCCGCAGGCGCTCCTCAACCGCCGCGAGCCGCGCCGGGTCCGCCTCAACGCGCTCCTGATAGAGGCGGACCTGACGGGCGAGATCGTCGAGCGCTTCGGCAGCGTGGATTGCGGCTTCTTCGAGCGGCTGCGCTGCCCGATCGATCGCGGCGGCGTGCCGCAGGTCGGCGAGCGCGTTTGAGAGCGCCTCACCTGCTCGGTCGAGGGCATCGTAGGCAGCGCCGGCAAGCTTCTCGAGTTTCTCGGCCGAAGCGAGGACCCGATGCTCAGCTTCGAGTTCATCGTCTTCGTTCGGGCGGAGCGCCGCGCTCGCGATCTCTTCGACTTGGAAGCGCAGGAGGTCGATCCGCCGGGCGATCTCCCGCTCATCGGCGAGCAGGGCGGCGCGCTCGCGCAGGATCGCGCGCAGCCGAGCGACCGCGGCCGCAACCTCGGCGCGAAGCTCCCCGACGCCGGCATAGCGGTCCAGAAGATCGAGCTGCGTGGCCGGCCGGAAGAGCGAGATGTGGTCGCCCTGCCCGTGGATATCGACCAGCAGCTCACCGATCCGCTGGAGAGTGCTGACCGGCGTCAGCCGACCGCCGACTCGGCCAAGCGAGCGGCCGGCGGCCTGCACCTCGCGGCTGAGGACGAGCACATCTTCTTCAGCCTCGAGGCCGAGCTCCGCGAGCACCGTCATCAGCCGATCGCGCACGCTCCGCTCGAGACCGCTGAGATCGAAGACGGCATCGACGCGCGCCGCCGCTTGGCCAGCCCGGATGACATCCGGTCCCATGCGCGCGCCCAACGCCGCGCTGAGCGCATCGATGATGATGCTTTTGCCGGCGCCCGTCTCGCCGGTCAGCACGTTCAGTCCCGGTTGAAACGGCACCCGCAGCCGCTCGACGATGGCGAAATCACGAATCTCTAGCTCAACGAGCATGGTCATCCCGTGGCTCAAGAAAGCGACGCGTCAGCCGCTCCCCCAACTGGGCATAGAACGCCGACCGCGGCCCAAGGCGGACGAGCGAAGCCCGCGCTTCAGCGCGCGCTACTCGGACGCGGTCGCCATCTTGGAGCAAGACATCGTGCTGGCCGTCGACCGACAGATACGCGCCGTGGTCGCTGCGCACCTCGACCGTGACGGTGCTGTCGCCGGGCAGGACCACCGAATGCTGCAGGCCGAGATGTGCCGCGATCGGGGTGATCATCAACGTCTCGAGCGAGGGATCGAGGATCGCGCCGCCGGCAGCGAGGGCGTACGCAGTGCTGCCGGTTGGCGTGGCAAAAATTGCGCCGTCGGCGATGTACGTCGTGTAGGGGGCATCGTCGATGGCGATCAAAAGCCGGATCACCCGCGCCGCCCCCCCGCGCGAGACAACGACTTCGTTCAACGCCGAGAAGCGGCGGTGATAATGCTCGTCCCACGGCGCCGCATCGCGCCCGGCGGGCGGCAAGATCTGGGCTTCGAGGAGGATACGGCGTTCGAGCCAGAACCGCCCGCCGAAATACGCCTCAAGCGCGTTCTCGATCTCGCTCGGCGGAACTTCGGTCAAAAAGCCGAGCCGCCCGAAGTTGACCGTCAAGATCGGCACCTCAAATGGCGCCGAGAGGCGGCCGATGCGCAGCACTGTCCCGTCGCCCCCAAAGGTGATCAGCAGCGCGGTGTCGCGCAGCTGGGCCAGCACTTCCTCTTCTGCCCACGCTGACGCCTTCCAGACATGGTGGCCCTCGCGCTCCAGCCGCAGCCGCGTCTGCTCGGCAAGCTCGAGGGCGGCCGGCGTGCGCGGCTGATAGACCAGCCCAATCCGGCTCACGCGATCACCGCCTCCTCCCGCTCTGCCGCCCGGCGCGCCGCCTCCGGCACCGCGGGAAGCTCTGGCGCTTCTGGGGTTGCCAGCCAGAGAAACAGTTCGCGATTGCCTGCCGGCCCCGGCAGCGGGGAAGGGCAGACCCCGCGCACCCGCAGTCCGAGCGACCGCGCCGCCTCCGCCACAGCAACCACCGCCCCTGCGCGCGCTTGCGGATCGCGCACGACCCCACCCTTCCCCACCTGACGCGGCCCTACTTCGAACTGCGGTTTGACCAGCGCGATGATGTCAGCCGTCGGCGCAAGCCAGTGGCGCACCGCGGGCAGGATCTTGGTCAGCGAGATGAACGAGACATCGATCGTGACGAGCGAGACCGGCTCCGGCAAGGCATGCAGAGCGCGGGCGTTCGTCCGCTCGAGCACAACGACCCGCGGGTCAGCGCGAAGCGTCGGAGCAAGCTGCCCGTAACCGACATCGATCGCATACACCTTAGCGGCGCCGCGCTGGAGGAGCACGTCGGTGAAGCCGCCGGTGGAGGCGCCGACATCGGCGCAGACCCGCCCCGCAGGATCAATCGGGAACGCGGCCAGCGCCCCCGCCAGCTTCTGGCCGCCACGGCTCACATACGGGGGCGGCGCCACCACCGTCAGCTGAGCATCGCGCGGCAGGAGCGTCCCGGCGCTGGTGACAACCGCGCCGTCCGCCACTACCTCTCCCGCAAGGATCAGCGCCTGCGCCTTCTCGCGCGTCGGCGCAAGCCCGCGCGCAACAAGCAGGCGGTCGACACGTTCCCGCTCCTTGCGCGCTCGGGTCGCCCCTGCGCTCACGTTTTGGCCTCCGCCGGCAGACGCACTATCGCGATGAGATCGTCCAACGTTAGCCGGGAGAGCGCGCGTGGCGGCGCTTTGCGGCTTCCATTCAGCAAGAGCTTATGGCTCGGATGGAGATACCAATCGACATCCGGCTCTCGAGCGCGCAGCAGCGCCGCCGTCTCGCTGAGGTCCACCGTCGACCACGCCGGCGCCGTGAAGCGGTGCCATCCCTCGGGTGTTCGCGCGAGATAGAGCACTGCCCCGCGGGCGTAAGCGAGCTGCTGCGCGCTCGCGCGGCGCTCGCTCAGCGCCACACCAGGGCCCCAGGGGGTCTCGAACCAGGTCGCCTGCTCGATCTCTTCTTCAGCGGCGACGTGGTCTTGGGCAGCGCGGTACCAGGCGTCGAGGAGCGGCAGCATCGTCTCCATGACCCAAGACGGGTCGCCGCTCAGCCGATTCAGGCCGTGAATGAGCGCGGTCACACCGAAGGGATGCAGCGCCTGCTCCGGGGGCTCGCGGCCATTGTCGACTTCCACCACCCACGCGACGAGGCGCTGGAGGGCGCGGTCTGCCGGCGCGTACGCCTCCGCAGCGAGGCGCGCAGCGCAGACAGCGGGGTCAGCCGCCTCCGGCTGATGATGGTCGAAGCGGCCAAACCCCGTATCGACGTGGATCACCTCCGGGTCGGAGTCGACCGGCGCGCCGCCAAGGGTTGACCCCGCCGGCACAAAGGCGAACTGCGCATCTGCCATCCCCCCGAAGCGACGGACGATCCATGTCGCCGTGATGCTGTCGAGATCGGGGGAGTAGTGCGAGACAATAACCGGCACGCTCTCCTCACCCAACGCGAGCGCCACGATATGGCCCTACTGCAATCGTATCACCGCCTCTTCATCACCCTCAATCGGCCCCGGGCCCCGAAGGGGGAACTGACCCCGCTCTTCGCCCGTCTTCACACAGCAAAGAGCATCGTGCGAGAGGGGGAAGGATGGGACACCCAACGCGATGGGCAATTGCGAGCGCGGCACTCGGTCTCCTGATCATGGCGGGAGGATGCCTGCCCGCCGAGCGCTCCGCTCCTTCCGCGCAGGCGCCAAGCCCCGAGGCGGCAGGCGCGGCGCCAAGGATGCTTTCCCCTAGCACTGCTCCGCGCGGGACAGAAGCCAGGCCCAGCACCGGCGAGACGAGCCTGCCCAGCGAGCAAGCGATCCTTGGCCTCCGCAGGATTATCTTCACCGGCGATATCCAGCTCGAGGTGGCAAACCC contains the following coding sequences:
- a CDS encoding NUDIX hydrolase — translated: MSRERLVEATTVHQGKLLSVRVETVALPNGARVGREIVVHPGAVVMAPVDEAGRLVLVRQYRRAADRELLEFPAGTLQPGEVPEAAVARELAEEIGRAAGRVERLGAFYAAPGYSTELLHCFLCQDLRAVDAAPEADEAIEVVPVPLHDLLARVRRGEIEDAKTLAALMLALPRLQGNSE
- the recN gene encoding DNA repair protein RecN gives rise to the protein MTMLVELEIRDFAIVERLRVPFQPGLNVLTGETGAGKSIIIDALSAALGARMGPDVIRAGQAAARVDAVFDLSGLERSVRDRLMTVLAELGLEAEEDVLVLSREVQAAGRSLGRVGGRLTPVSTLQRIGELLVDIHGQGDHISLFRPATQLDLLDRYAGVGELRAEVAAAVARLRAILRERAALLADEREIARRIDLLRFQVEEIASAALRPNEDDELEAEHRVLASAEKLEKLAGAAYDALDRAGEALSNALADLRHAAAIDRAAQPLEEAAIHAAEALDDLARQVRLYQERVEADPARLAAVEERLRLLMDLRRKYGPTVRDILDFGTRAAAELAELERRTERRDELGAEEARERERLSCVAQELSARRHEAADRLAREVEAELASLGLRQARFAVELRRLPDPEGIVVEGAAVAYDESGVDRIQFLLSANPGSPLRPLDRVASGGETARIMLGLKSVLGRLDRVPTLIFDEVDVGIGGRTGRVVGQKLWGLTRGHQVICITHLPQVASFADHHLSIVKLTDDGRTGVRVEALDPAGRKRELAQMLGGVAAAIQNAEELLERAEEWKRAQTVRT
- a CDS encoding NAD(+)/NADH kinase, which translates into the protein MSRIGLVYQPRTPAALELAEQTRLRLEREGHHVWKASAWAEEEVLAQLRDTALLITFGGDGTVLRIGRLSAPFEVPILTVNFGRLGFLTEVPPSEIENALEAYFGGRFWLERRILLEAQILPPAGRDAAPWDEHYHRRFSALNEVVVSRGGAARVIRLLIAIDDAPYTTYIADGAIFATPTGSTAYALAAGGAILDPSLETLMITPIAAHLGLQHSVVLPGDSTVTVEVRSDHGAYLSVDGQHDVLLQDGDRVRVARAEARASLVRLGPRSAFYAQLGERLTRRFLEPRDDHAR
- a CDS encoding TlyA family RNA methyltransferase, whose protein sequence is MSAGATRARKERERVDRLLVARGLAPTREKAQALILAGEVVADGAVVTSAGTLLPRDAQLTVVAPPPYVSRGGQKLAGALAAFPIDPAGRVCADVGASTGGFTDVLLQRGAAKVYAIDVGYGQLAPTLRADPRVVVLERTNARALHALPEPVSLVTIDVSFISLTKILPAVRHWLAPTADIIALVKPQFEVGPRQVGKGGVVRDPQARAGAVVAVAEAARSLGLRVRGVCPSPLPGPAGNRELFLWLATPEAPELPAVPEAARRAAEREEAVIA
- a CDS encoding chromate resistance protein translates to MPVIVSHYSPDLDSITATWIVRRFGGMADAQFAFVPAGSTLGGAPVDSDPEVIHVDTGFGRFDHHQPEAADPAVCAARLAAEAYAPADRALQRLVAWVVEVDNGREPPEQALHPFGVTALIHGLNRLSGDPSWVMETMLPLLDAWYRAAQDHVAAEEEIEQATWFETPWGPGVALSERRASAQQLAYARGAVLYLARTPEGWHRFTAPAWSTVDLSETAALLRAREPDVDWYLHPSHKLLLNGSRKAPPRALSRLTLDDLIAIVRLPAEAKT